The Papaver somniferum cultivar HN1 chromosome 3, ASM357369v1, whole genome shotgun sequence genome includes a region encoding these proteins:
- the LOC113361217 gene encoding uncharacterized protein LOC113361217 isoform X2, with protein MKFNNNDEFRVPDCVFTCKSLTNLELDLSTSYKIILPNSISLPRLKYLRLRNTRFKHDELTKLCSSCPVLEHLDLSGVRSTKPLSITISSVTLEHLVIGGISTTAAMNITISSVTLKNFELHIDKSIRNTLRLYAPNLVYLFLSNLDYLLFEDVSSLFKADVGVQVKPRKPNDEFPMVHAAADTLESLKPLHNVKELTISFQELKHVGRVEELLQKQPFHIYNLQRLELQKMSLSTESVHVIASLLKISPVLESLVVQLCQDVENSDKSESDEASDFGSESEEEMELALHSGEKLVLKKDPTGSSIEDITKFCEEVDKFPVACLSLKIYFFFFNL; from the exons ATGAAATTCAACAATAATGACGAATTTCGAGTTCCAGATTGTGTCTTTACTTGTAAGTCATTGACAAACTTGGAACTAGATTTGTCCACGTCCTATAAGATTATTCTGCCGAATTCTATATCATTACCTCGTCTCAAATATCTGAGACTTAGGAACACTCGGTTTAAGCATGATGAGTTAACCAAGTTATGTTCAAGTTGTCCTGTTTTGGAACACCTGGATTTAAGTGGCGTTCGTAGTACTAAACCTTTAAGCATCACTATATCTTCTGTTACACTTGAACACTTGGTTATAGGTGGCATTAGTACTACTGCAGCTATGAACATCACTATATCTTCTGTTACACTTAAGAACTTTGAATTACATATTGATAAATCAATTCGGAACACATTGAGGTTATATGCACCAAATCTCGTGTATTTGTTCTTATCAAATTTAGACTATTTGTTGTTCGAAGATGTTTCTTCTCTGTTCAAGGCTGATGTTGGTGTACAAGTAAAACCACGAAAACCAAATGACGAGTTTCCTATGGTACATGCTGCGGCCGATACATTAGAATCTCTAAAACCACTTCATAATGTGAAAGAACTAACAATATCATTTCAAGAACTCAAG CATGTTGGAAGAGTCGAGGAACTATTACAAAAGCAACCTTTTCATATTTATAATCTGCAACGGCTGGAGCTGCAAAAGATGAGCCTCTCAACAGAATCTGTGCATGTAATTGCCTCCTTGCTCAAGATCTCGCCTGTCCTAGAATCCCTTGTAGTGCAACTTTGTCAG GACGTGGAAAACAGTGACAAATCCGAATCCGATGAGGCATCAGATTTTGGTTCAGAGTCGGAAGAGGAGATGGAGTTAGCTCTGCATAGTGGTGAG AAATTGGTCTTGAAGAAGGACCCAACTGGATCAAGTATTGAGGACATTACGAAGTTTTGCGAGGAGGTGGACAAATTTCCAGTCGCCTGTTTGTCTTTGAAAatctatttctttttctttaattTGTGA
- the LOC113361217 gene encoding uncharacterized protein LOC113361217 isoform X1, producing the protein MKFNNNDEFRVPDCVFTCKSLTNLELDLSTSYKIILPNSISLPRLKYLRLRNTRFKHDELTKLCSSCPVLEHLDLSGVRSTKPLSITISSVTLEHLVIGGISTTAAMNITISSVTLKNFELHIDKSIRNTLRLYAPNLVYLFLSNLDYLLFEDVSSLFKADVGVQVKPRKPNDEFPMVHAAADTLESLKPLHNVKELTISFQELKHVGRVEELLQKQPFHIYNLQRLELQKMSLSTESVHVIASLLKISPVLESLVVQLCQDVENSDKSESDEASDFGSESEEEMELALHSGETTLGLEGQFTSTMKQLKFVEISGLEGSDSELKFIEILLKNAMVLQKLVLKKDPTGSSIEDITKFCEEVDKFPVACLSLKIYFFFFNL; encoded by the exons ATGAAATTCAACAATAATGACGAATTTCGAGTTCCAGATTGTGTCTTTACTTGTAAGTCATTGACAAACTTGGAACTAGATTTGTCCACGTCCTATAAGATTATTCTGCCGAATTCTATATCATTACCTCGTCTCAAATATCTGAGACTTAGGAACACTCGGTTTAAGCATGATGAGTTAACCAAGTTATGTTCAAGTTGTCCTGTTTTGGAACACCTGGATTTAAGTGGCGTTCGTAGTACTAAACCTTTAAGCATCACTATATCTTCTGTTACACTTGAACACTTGGTTATAGGTGGCATTAGTACTACTGCAGCTATGAACATCACTATATCTTCTGTTACACTTAAGAACTTTGAATTACATATTGATAAATCAATTCGGAACACATTGAGGTTATATGCACCAAATCTCGTGTATTTGTTCTTATCAAATTTAGACTATTTGTTGTTCGAAGATGTTTCTTCTCTGTTCAAGGCTGATGTTGGTGTACAAGTAAAACCACGAAAACCAAATGACGAGTTTCCTATGGTACATGCTGCGGCCGATACATTAGAATCTCTAAAACCACTTCATAATGTGAAAGAACTAACAATATCATTTCAAGAACTCAAG CATGTTGGAAGAGTCGAGGAACTATTACAAAAGCAACCTTTTCATATTTATAATCTGCAACGGCTGGAGCTGCAAAAGATGAGCCTCTCAACAGAATCTGTGCATGTAATTGCCTCCTTGCTCAAGATCTCGCCTGTCCTAGAATCCCTTGTAGTGCAACTTTGTCAG GACGTGGAAAACAGTGACAAATCCGAATCCGATGAGGCATCAGATTTTGGTTCAGAGTCGGAAGAGGAGATGGAGTTAGCTCTGCATAGTGGTGAG ACAACTCTCGGTTTAGAAGGGCAGTTCACCAGCACCATGAAACAACTCAAGTTTGTCGAGATTAGTGGTCTAGAAGGAAGTGATAGTGAACTGAAGTTTATAGAAATTTTGCTGAAGAATGCCATGGTCTTGCAGAAATTGGTCTTGAAGAAGGACCCAACTGGATCAAGTATTGAGGACATTACGAAGTTTTGCGAGGAGGTGGACAAATTTCCAGTCGCCTGTTTGTCTTTGAAAatctatttctttttctttaattTGTGA